One genomic window of Papilio machaon chromosome 17, ilPapMach1.1, whole genome shotgun sequence includes the following:
- the LOC106721446 gene encoding uncharacterized protein LOC106721446: MCSYVIVLVCFIMCINVGLGEQMPKGAIGFPEVEENPKVSNKQDRQPIYLPSVCPENELYYPGDHKTDWICDCRPGYLYHPATDRCWLAYQRGPCSEGQYLVLPKSSVLPICEINPCISDDTVMYNGNCTTLGDMRPCGLSYPAKVVWINATTIKVDCVKVYVDNRFSSNIEEEVFALCPPGCKRSVNLQCTPDVRR; this comes from the exons atgtgttcgTATGTTATTGTGTTAGTATGTTTCATTATGTGCATCAACGTTGGATTAGGAGAACAAATGCCTAAAGGAGCTATAGGATTTCCTGAGGTCGAGGAAAACCCAaaagtttcaaataaacag GATCGACAACCAATTTACCTTCCATCGGTGTGTCCAGAAAACGAGCTGTATTATCCAGGCGATCACAAAACTGACTGGATCTGTGACTGTCGACCAG GGTACTTATACCATCCTGCGACGGACAGATGCTGGCTCGCCTACCAGCGTGGCCCTTGTTCTGAAGGACAGTACTTAGTGCTACCAAAGTCTTCAGTTTTACCAATATGTGAAATCAACCCGTGTATAAGTGACGACACAGTTATGTACAATGGAAACTGTACAACATTAGGTGATATGAGACCATGTGGTCTATCGTATCCAGCGAAAGTTGTGTGGATAAACGCAACAACTATAAAAGTGGATTGTGTAAAAGTTTACGTAGACAATAGATTTTCCTCGAACATCGAAGAAGAAGTGTTTGCACTTTGTCCTCCTGGATGTAAGAGAAGCGTCAACTTACAATGTACCCCTGATGTTAGGAGatag